A single genomic interval of Chloracidobacterium validum harbors:
- a CDS encoding UDP-N-acetylmuramoyl-L-alanyl-D-glutamate--2,6-diaminopimelate ligase: MSDLRAVAEAVAGHVSGQTFEVRQITHVAGDCEPDAVFAALPGVRVDGHDFIPEALARGARAVLSERPAPPDFPAAWLQVADARRAMAQIAALLHGHPSRHLRLVGVTGTNGKTTTTYVLYEIFRAAHGHAALLGTIEQRIDDDTRPARLTTPEAPETQAFLSRAYARGCRHAAMEVSSIGLDRQRVADVRFAAAIFTNLTQDHLDYHGTMERYFDAKLRLFDGRNGEVPGVAVLNTDDPRTSDIIAALRQRAPVMTYAVRDSVAAVRLERLTMQPRGMALRVQTPQGPVELTTKLVGTPHVYNILAATATALALDTPVDAIVAGAARAVVPGRFEIVEGSDDDLLVAVDYAHTPDALANVTATARELAAIRGGRVVTLFGCGGDRDRTKRPLMAEAAARGSDVVILTSDNPRRESPERILDDAEVGLRAVGKPFHRILDRREAIAFAIRTAQPRDVVVLAGKGHETYQILSNLTIHFDDREEARQALRALRADNGTKLN, translated from the coding sequence ATGTCTGACTTGCGCGCCGTTGCAGAAGCGGTGGCTGGTCACGTCAGTGGTCAGACGTTCGAGGTCCGCCAGATCACCCATGTCGCCGGCGACTGCGAACCTGATGCCGTGTTTGCCGCGCTGCCTGGTGTCCGGGTGGATGGCCACGACTTCATCCCCGAAGCGCTCGCGCGGGGGGCGCGCGCTGTCCTTTCGGAGCGTCCGGCCCCACCGGACTTCCCAGCCGCCTGGCTGCAAGTTGCCGACGCACGGCGGGCCATGGCGCAGATTGCCGCCCTGCTGCACGGCCATCCCAGCCGCCACCTACGACTGGTCGGCGTGACCGGAACGAACGGTAAGACCACGACGACCTACGTGCTCTATGAAATCTTTCGCGCTGCCCATGGGCATGCCGCCCTCCTCGGCACGATTGAACAGCGCATTGACGACGACACCCGCCCGGCGCGTCTCACAACCCCTGAAGCTCCAGAGACGCAAGCCTTTCTCAGTCGCGCTTATGCCCGTGGTTGCCGCCATGCGGCAATGGAGGTGTCTTCCATTGGGCTGGATCGCCAGCGTGTTGCCGATGTGCGCTTTGCCGCCGCGATTTTCACCAATCTGACGCAAGACCACCTGGATTACCACGGCACGATGGAGCGGTATTTCGATGCCAAGCTCCGGCTCTTCGACGGCCGCAACGGTGAAGTTCCCGGCGTTGCCGTGCTCAACACCGACGACCCCCGGACGAGCGATATTATTGCCGCCCTGCGCCAGCGCGCACCGGTGATGACGTACGCCGTTCGGGACTCCGTCGCGGCCGTCCGCCTTGAACGGCTGACGATGCAACCGCGCGGCATGGCGCTGCGTGTCCAGACGCCGCAGGGCCCCGTTGAGTTGACGACCAAGCTGGTCGGGACGCCGCACGTGTACAACATTCTCGCCGCCACGGCGACGGCGCTGGCGCTGGACACCCCGGTGGATGCCATCGTTGCCGGCGCTGCCAGGGCCGTCGTTCCCGGTCGGTTTGAAATTGTCGAAGGCAGTGATGACGACCTGCTGGTAGCTGTGGACTATGCTCACACGCCGGATGCGTTGGCCAATGTCACAGCGACGGCGCGCGAGCTGGCCGCCATCCGCGGGGGACGGGTCGTGACCCTCTTTGGCTGTGGCGGCGACCGCGACCGCACCAAGCGCCCCCTGATGGCCGAAGCCGCGGCACGTGGCAGCGATGTGGTCATCCTGACTTCTGACAATCCACGCCGGGAATCACCAGAGCGGATCCTCGATGATGCCGAAGTCGGATTGCGCGCCGTGGGCAAACCTTTCCACCGGATTCTGGACCGACGCGAAGCCATTGCCTTTGCGATTCGGACGGCGCAGCCAAGGGATGTCGTGGTGCTGGCGGGCAAGGGCCATGAGACCTATCAAATTCTCAGCAATCTGACCATTCACTTTGATGACCGGGAGGAAGCCCGCCAGGCCCTGCGCGCACTTCGGGCGGACAACGGGACGAAGTTGAACTAG